The following coding sequences are from one Desulfurococcus sp. window:
- a CDS encoding DMT family transporter: MDRELLKGLLLLLLVSLLWGTSFSFIKLSVSDVTPLMYTALRSLIAVLILTPFIAVKAVRGRLDARGLVNGVQAGIAYFTGLYLQAAGTVYTTPSLSAFVTGLNSVHVHLYIVAARGGYSRLDGVALALAVLGLYILTSPGGGITVGVILVFLGSLAWAAQIILVSRFSSTGLTEILYGMFTPGALVYPLAVILDGGASPQVFWYIVYLAVFCSLLATLLQVLGQRQVSPLTAALVYLLEPVFALIFSVLMGLEEVEFYKVAGGSLIILAVYIASIAELKRSK; encoded by the coding sequence ATGGATAGGGAGCTCTTAAAGGGTTTACTACTACTTCTACTAGTCTCGCTACTCTGGGGTACATCCTTCTCCTTCATAAAGCTATCGGTTTCAGATGTAACCCCGCTAATGTATACTGCTCTAAGAAGCCTGATAGCAGTTCTAATCTTAACTCCATTCATTGCTGTGAAAGCTGTTAGAGGAAGACTTGACGCTAGGGGACTGGTAAACGGGGTTCAAGCTGGTATAGCATACTTCACAGGGCTTTATCTCCAAGCTGCTGGCACAGTCTACACAACTCCTTCTCTAAGTGCTTTCGTGACAGGCTTGAACTCAGTGCACGTTCACCTGTATATCGTGGCGGCTAGAGGAGGGTATAGTAGGCTGGATGGTGTAGCCCTAGCTCTAGCAGTACTAGGCCTCTACATTCTAACATCACCTGGAGGCGGTATTACAGTAGGTGTTATCCTAGTATTCCTCGGCTCGCTAGCCTGGGCTGCCCAGATAATTCTTGTCTCGCGTTTCAGCAGCACTGGGTTAACCGAGATACTCTACGGTATGTTCACGCCTGGAGCTCTCGTATACCCTCTCGCGGTAATACTAGATGGAGGAGCAAGCCCCCAGGTATTCTGGTATATAGTATACCTAGCAGTCTTCTGCTCACTGCTTGCAACCCTCCTCCAAGTACTAGGGCAGAGACAGGTATCCCCGTTGACTGCAGCCCTAGTATACCTCTTAGAGCCTGTATTCGCCTTAATCTTCTCAGTGTTAATGGGGCTCGAGGAGGTAGAGTTCTATAAGGTGGCTGGTGGAAGCCTGATAATACTAGCAGTATACATTGCATCTATAGCTGAGTTAAAGCGCTCTAAGTGA
- the arcC gene encoding carbamate kinase: protein MSRASRNLIVVALGGNAFQSKGDKGTAEDYWRNAYTAASLIARLVDEGYSIVVTHGNGPQVGIIAELMSLGLKEKGIQPMPLDVAGAMSQGWLGYMLQQALYNELARRRLLGSKVKGVVSIITQTLVDAGDPAFKNPSKYIGPWYSSVEAEKLSRELGWVFKPDPRGGYRRVVASPDPVVQVEVEAVKTLVDQGFMVIASGGGGVPVYRDERGFIHGVEAVIDKDLAAERLATALGARILVILTDVDRVYLNYGTPEAKPLSVLKASEALRYYEEGHFKPGSMGPKVLAAVRFIANGGEMAVIAHLNQAYEALRGEAGTRIVPG, encoded by the coding sequence ATGAGCAGGGCTTCAAGAAACCTAATAGTAGTTGCACTCGGCGGTAATGCATTCCAGAGTAAGGGTGATAAAGGGACAGCTGAAGACTACTGGAGGAACGCTTACACGGCGGCAAGCCTTATAGCTAGACTAGTAGATGAAGGCTACAGTATAGTAGTGACACACGGCAATGGGCCTCAGGTAGGCATTATAGCAGAGTTAATGAGCCTCGGGTTAAAGGAGAAAGGTATACAGCCGATGCCCCTGGATGTTGCTGGAGCAATGAGCCAGGGGTGGCTGGGCTACATGCTGCAGCAAGCTCTATACAATGAGCTAGCTAGAAGAAGGCTACTAGGCTCGAAGGTTAAAGGTGTTGTATCCATTATAACACAGACGCTAGTCGATGCAGGAGACCCAGCATTCAAGAATCCATCAAAGTATATTGGGCCATGGTATAGTAGCGTGGAGGCTGAAAAACTTTCAAGAGAACTAGGCTGGGTCTTCAAGCCTGACCCGCGCGGCGGCTATAGGAGGGTTGTAGCATCCCCAGACCCAGTAGTGCAGGTTGAAGTAGAAGCTGTTAAAACTCTAGTAGACCAGGGATTCATGGTTATAGCTAGTGGTGGCGGCGGGGTACCAGTATACAGGGATGAAAGAGGATTCATCCATGGGGTTGAAGCAGTAATAGACAAGGATCTAGCTGCTGAAAGACTTGCTACAGCTCTAGGAGCCAGGATACTCGTGATACTAACAGATGTAGATAGAGTCTACTTGAACTACGGGACACCGGAGGCTAAACCCCTCAGCGTGCTGAAAGCTAGCGAGGCTTTAAGATACTATGAGGAAGGACACTTCAAGCCGGGGAGCATGGGGCCGAAAGTACTTGCAGCCGTGAGATTCATTGCTAACGGGGGAGAAATGGCTGTAATAGCACACTTGAATCAAGCCTACGAGGCTTTAAGAGGAGAAGCTGGCACGAGGATAGTGCCAGGTTAG
- the sufC gene encoding Fe-S cluster assembly ATPase SufC — MLEARNLTVEVNGRIVVEDVSFTLSSGEIVVFMGPNGSGKTSLAYALMGHPAYKVVKGSIIIDGEDYTGRPAYERALAGLFLAFQNPVEAPGVTLEILLKSALNKRLGKTDLSESIPGLSSRLRSEAILLGLKEDILARDLNIGFSGGEKKRSEILQARILKPRYLILDEVDSGLDVDGIRLLADYINEVVGGGGGVLLITHSPSLLKLVSPRVVYVIHRGRVVLSGGIEVAEKISAEGYSWLR; from the coding sequence ATGCTTGAAGCAAGAAATCTAACAGTAGAAGTAAATGGCAGGATAGTCGTAGAGGATGTAAGCTTCACTCTGAGCAGCGGTGAGATCGTAGTATTCATGGGGCCTAATGGAAGCGGGAAGACTTCTCTAGCCTACGCTTTAATGGGGCATCCAGCCTACAAGGTGGTTAAAGGCAGCATCATCATAGATGGAGAAGACTACACAGGTAGGCCTGCATACGAGAGAGCATTAGCAGGATTATTCCTAGCCTTCCAGAACCCTGTTGAAGCACCAGGCGTAACCCTAGAAATACTCTTGAAGAGCGCGTTGAATAAGAGGCTGGGTAAAACTGATCTCTCGGAGAGTATCCCAGGACTCTCCAGCAGGCTGAGAAGCGAGGCTATACTACTAGGATTAAAGGAGGATATACTAGCCAGGGATTTAAATATTGGTTTCAGCGGCGGCGAGAAGAAGAGAAGCGAGATACTCCAGGCTAGAATCCTCAAGCCTAGATACCTGATACTAGATGAAGTAGACAGCGGCTTAGATGTCGACGGGATTAGACTACTAGCAGACTACATTAATGAAGTAGTAGGAGGCGGGGGAGGAGTACTCCTTATAACGCACAGCCCTTCACTCCTCAAGCTGGTGTCACCTAGAGTAGTCTACGTGATACACCGGGGGAGAGTAGTTTTAAGCGGGGGTATTGAGGTAGCCGAGAAGATATCAGCTGAAGGATACAGCTGGCTTAGGTGA
- the sufB gene encoding Fe-S cluster assembly protein SufB has product MPLELAEKLGELELEPVEYKREIEVKGRLSRSLVEEVSRAKKEPEWMRLYRLRALEMFEKLPSPAWLPWVESIDLDEISSYYVKPEASRVESFDELPEEIRRIYEKLGLPEAYVKYLAGLTTVLDSETVYAVMKDLLKQLGVIMVPMEEAVEKYPSLVKEYFGRVFPYTDHKFAALHYALWSGGVFVYVPRGVRVPYPVEAFFFIGSELEGQFEHTIVVAEEGGEITFIEGCSAPRLKKYSFHDGMVELYAHRNSKISFVTVQNWSRSIVNFNNKRGVAEENAVIEWIEGSIGSRVTVTYPSTILKGRGSRTTSTVIGISNGSLVKDTGSKVIHAAPDTTSRIVSKSISGRGGVNIYRGLVQVNKGARRARSYTQCDSLILDEASTASTYPIVHVFEDDADIGHEASTVKVTEDQLFYLASRGLSEREALSMIVLGFVRDILPKLPFEYAAMLSKVIQLEFKELGGVG; this is encoded by the coding sequence ATGCCGTTAGAGCTCGCTGAAAAACTAGGAGAGCTAGAATTAGAGCCCGTGGAGTACAAAAGAGAGATCGAGGTTAAAGGTAGGTTATCGAGAAGCCTTGTAGAAGAAGTCTCGAGAGCTAAGAAAGAGCCAGAGTGGATGAGGCTCTACAGGCTTAGAGCACTAGAGATGTTCGAGAAGCTGCCTTCACCAGCATGGCTACCCTGGGTTGAAAGCATAGACCTCGACGAGATATCCTCGTACTACGTTAAGCCTGAAGCCTCCCGAGTGGAAAGCTTTGATGAGCTCCCAGAGGAGATCCGGAGGATCTACGAGAAGCTAGGGCTACCAGAGGCTTACGTAAAGTATCTCGCCGGCCTCACAACAGTCCTAGACAGTGAGACAGTCTACGCTGTCATGAAGGATCTACTCAAGCAGCTAGGGGTTATAATGGTGCCAATGGAGGAGGCTGTTGAAAAGTATCCAAGCCTTGTTAAAGAGTATTTTGGTAGAGTATTCCCCTACACAGACCACAAGTTTGCAGCACTACACTACGCTCTCTGGAGCGGTGGTGTCTTCGTCTATGTTCCAAGAGGAGTTAGAGTACCATACCCTGTTGAAGCCTTCTTCTTCATTGGAAGCGAGCTGGAAGGGCAGTTCGAGCACACTATTGTTGTAGCTGAGGAGGGAGGCGAGATAACATTCATTGAGGGGTGTAGTGCACCCAGGTTAAAGAAGTACAGCTTCCACGACGGCATGGTTGAACTCTACGCTCACAGAAACTCGAAGATAAGCTTTGTAACTGTTCAAAACTGGAGTAGAAGCATAGTTAACTTCAATAATAAGAGAGGAGTGGCTGAGGAGAACGCTGTAATCGAGTGGATTGAAGGAAGTATTGGGAGCAGGGTAACAGTAACCTACCCTTCAACAATACTAAAGGGGAGGGGTTCTAGGACAACAAGCACTGTTATAGGTATAAGCAACGGTAGTCTTGTAAAGGATACAGGCTCTAAGGTAATCCATGCAGCTCCTGATACTACTAGTAGAATAGTATCAAAGAGTATTAGTGGTAGGGGGGGTGTGAACATCTACCGCGGCCTAGTACAGGTTAACAAGGGGGCTAGGAGGGCTAGAAGCTACACTCAGTGTGATAGCCTGATACTAGATGAAGCTAGCACGGCTAGCACTTACCCTATAGTACACGTATTCGAGGATGACGCTGATATAGGTCATGAAGCATCAACAGTTAAAGTTACAGAAGACCAGCTCTTCTACCTGGCTTCAAGAGGGCTCAGTGAGAGAGAGGCGCTCTCAATGATAGTATTAGGCTTTGTCCGAGACATTCTACCCAAGCTGCCATTCGAGTACGCTGCTATGCTATCGAAGGTCATACAGCTAGAGTTCAAGGAGCTCGGAGGCGTGGGGTGA
- a CDS encoding SufD family Fe-S cluster assembly protein, which produces MNSVKARGSGDSPTIREYIDRRSIVELVERTLRGEVAASTSLLTVLGGAVVIQEPSKQGSGFKLLSPAGYRGLHRVKTTSGRSEIIVKGLEESPVNLSLLELNLESSGLTVVRVTGGSGSRLTGLKIHAARGVSHEVIVIQDPVGENTEVTEIIVEQEDSSSLILTILLKPSSLSYTSITSRLAAGSKARKNIIVNPLPGARVDVEDTSLVSEPESSVESYIRSRLEGGSTTALRGRGVVERSARGSRVVYGIESLLCDESSRVYMQPFLDIHTGSVVEARHYARSYMLTLDRLFYIETRGLNTSEARRLLVKGFLTQGLSDTARRVVEESIFS; this is translated from the coding sequence GTGAACAGCGTGAAAGCCAGGGGGTCCGGTGACTCACCGACGATCAGAGAGTACATTGACAGAAGGAGTATAGTAGAGCTAGTTGAAAGAACCCTTAGAGGAGAAGTAGCTGCTAGCACAAGCCTTCTAACCGTGCTCGGTGGCGCAGTAGTCATCCAAGAGCCCTCTAAGCAAGGCAGTGGCTTCAAGCTGCTATCACCCGCGGGATACCGGGGACTCCACAGAGTTAAAACCACGAGTGGTAGAAGCGAGATTATAGTTAAAGGACTCGAGGAGAGCCCGGTGAACCTAAGCCTCTTAGAGTTGAACTTAGAGTCCAGTGGGTTAACAGTAGTCAGGGTTACAGGGGGCTCGGGCTCCAGGCTTACAGGCTTGAAGATACATGCTGCTAGGGGTGTAAGCCACGAGGTCATCGTGATACAGGATCCAGTGGGAGAGAATACAGAGGTCACCGAGATCATAGTAGAGCAGGAGGATTCAAGCAGTCTAATCCTGACAATTCTACTGAAGCCTAGCTCACTATCGTACACGAGTATTACTTCAAGACTTGCCGCCGGCTCGAAAGCCAGGAAGAATATTATCGTGAACCCACTGCCAGGAGCACGCGTAGACGTCGAGGATACCTCCCTAGTATCCGAGCCTGAGAGTAGTGTTGAATCCTACATTAGGTCCCGTCTCGAAGGAGGTTCAACCACAGCGCTACGCGGTAGAGGTGTAGTAGAGAGGAGTGCTAGGGGATCTAGAGTAGTCTACGGTATTGAATCACTGCTGTGCGATGAATCTAGTAGAGTCTACATGCAGCCCTTCCTAGACATACACACAGGTAGCGTAGTAGAAGCTAGACACTACGCTAGAAGCTACATGCTAACCCTAGACAGGCTATTCTACATTGAGACACGCGGGTTGAATACGAGTGAAGCCCGCAGGCTGCTAGTTAAAGGCTTTCTAACCCAGGGTTTAAGTGATACAGCTAGAAGAGTAGTTGAAGAGTCTATTTTCTCTTAA